A genome region from Ptiloglossa arizonensis isolate GNS036 chromosome 4, iyPtiAriz1_principal, whole genome shotgun sequence includes the following:
- the LOC143145831 gene encoding homeobox protein Nkx-2.4, protein MSGGSGGGGGGGNSAGNQGNGNATSYHQHQQQQQQQQQQQQQQQQQQQQQQQQQQQQTQLEQASLLPDLNGIDLAMSLSPKQHSSHVQAAGGAHTTPFSVTDILSPIDESYRKLELAIGVGVVTHPQVSPYGNACGARVGGNTGSSSASSSSPPLHGGSTPGGGTPGPVSGANDVAGGGSNAAGAGMTAMGNPYATMQLTSQYQYCAAELSPYHHAGPGVAGGATATDPMRSHHPWYAPAPPATNDPRFAISRLMGAAAAGAGTNMAGCSVGQSMGDVTKSSGMGMGVGVSVGVGMGVGAMQFPHLPQRRKRRVLFTQHQVHELERRFKQQKYLSAPEREHLASLIHLTPTQVKIWFQNHRYKCKRQAKEKAMAEQNAQNQSASSPRRVAVPVLVKDGKPCGSGGGGGNEGSRGGPSAALASPAPHMTAASSPHGSHHAASSVSHHSVVGVSHVMSSSQSLQHCSYTRTGAQQSMQQQQQPQCGAYLPFQGRAW, encoded by the exons ATGAGCggtggcagcggcggcggcggaggcggcggaaACAGCGCCGGAAACCAAGGGAACGGGAATGCCACCAGCTATCATCAacaccaacaacaacaacagcaacaacagcagcagcaacaacaacagcagcaacagcaacaacaacaacaacagcagcaacaacaacaaacaCAGCTGGAGCAGGCTAGCTTGCTGCCAGATCTAAACGGCATTGACCTGGCGATGAGCCTGTCGCCCAAACAGCACTCGTCCCACGTACAAGCCGCTGGTGGCGCTCATACGACTCCGTTCAGCGTCACCGACATCCTGTCCCCCATCGACGAGTCGTACAGGAAGCTGGAGCTGGCGATCGGCGTCGGCGTGGTCACGCATCCTCAGGTCTCGCCTTACGGGAACGCGTGCGGCGCCCGAGTGGGCGGCAATACTGGTAGCTCGAGCGCGAGCAGCAGCAGTCCACCGCTTCACGGAGGCTCGACGCCCGGTGGCGGAACACCCGGACCGGTTTCCGGTGCGAACGACGTTGCCGGTGGAGGCAGCAACGCTGCCGGTGCCGGTATGACCGCCATGGGCAATCCTTACGCTACCATGCAGCTCACCTCGCAGTATCAGTATTGCGCGGCCGAGTTGTCCCCGTATCATCACGCGGGACCCGGTGTCGCCGGAGGTGCCACCGCCACCGATCCGATGAGGTCCCATCATCCTTGGTACGCACCTGCACCACCGGCCACCAACGATCCGCGATTTGCCA TCTCGCGGCTGATGGGCGCCGCGGCGGCGGGCGCCGGGACCAACATGGCCGGATGTTCGGTGGGCCAGTCAATGGGTGACGTGACGAAATCTTCGGGCATGGGGATGGGCGTCGGCGTCAGCGTCGGTGTTGGCATGGGCGTCGGCGCGATGCAATTCCCCCACTTACCCCAGAGACGAAAGCGTCGCGTTCTGTTCACTCAGCATCAGGTTCACGAGCTCGAGAGGCGGTTCAAGCAGCAGAAATACCTGAGCGCGCCTGAACGGGAACACCTAGCCTCCCTGATCCATCTTACCCCCACTCAG GTGAAAATATGGTTTCAAAATCATCGATACAAGTGCAAGAGGCAAGCCAAGGAGAAGGCGATGGCGGAACAGAACGCTCAGAATCAG AGCGCGAGTTCACCACGACGGGTAGCTGTGCCGGTCCTGGTGAAAGACGGAAAACCTTGTGGAAGCGGCGGGGGCGGCGGGAACGAGGGTAGCCGCGGTGGACCCAGCGCAGCTCTGGCGAGTCCAGCTCCGCACATGACAGCGGCCTCCAGCCCCCACGGGTCCCATCACGCGGCCTCCTCGGTGTCCCATCACTCGGTGGTAGGCGTGAGCCACGTGATGTCCTCCAGCCAGAGTCTCCAGCACTGCTCGTACACGAGGACCGGGGCCCAGCAGAGcatgcaacagcaacagcaaccgcAGTGCGGAGCGTACCTGCCGTTCCAAGGCCGGGCCTGGTAG